A region of Pontiella agarivorans DNA encodes the following proteins:
- the hydE gene encoding [FeFe] hydrogenase H-cluster radical SAM maturase HydE: MMMEEILEKARKTGDLSRAEITALLSVSDQKHMQMLFDTAYAVKAEEVGRVAYFRGLIECSNICIKDCFYCGIRRSNQNVERFLMDEEEIFKEAMWAYEAEYGSCVIQSGERQDEEYIAMIERVVKRIAEATGGSLGITLSLGEQTEEVYKRWKEAGAHRYLLRIETTNPELYAKIHPEDHSMDVRKECLKALRRTGYQVGTGVMMGMPGQTMEDLADDILFLKEIDIDMIGMGPYIPHSDTPMGKEIPAYTDEEKKVALQLGLKMIAVTRLVLRDVNIAAATALQALEYTGREQGLKCGANVIMPNLTETEFRPKYQLYDNKPCTDENSSMCRGCLSGRIKGIGETIGFNERGDSLHYRKRTVQ, encoded by the coding sequence ATGATGATGGAAGAGATTTTGGAAAAAGCCCGGAAGACCGGCGATCTGTCCCGTGCGGAGATCACGGCGTTGTTATCGGTGTCGGATCAGAAGCATATGCAGATGCTGTTTGATACGGCTTATGCGGTAAAGGCGGAAGAGGTGGGCCGGGTCGCTTATTTCCGGGGATTGATCGAGTGCAGTAATATCTGCATCAAGGATTGCTTCTATTGCGGGATTCGCCGCAGTAATCAGAATGTCGAACGGTTTCTGATGGATGAAGAGGAGATCTTTAAAGAGGCGATGTGGGCGTATGAGGCGGAATACGGCTCCTGCGTGATTCAGTCGGGCGAGCGGCAGGACGAGGAATACATTGCCATGATTGAGCGGGTGGTGAAACGGATTGCGGAGGCGACCGGCGGTTCCTTGGGCATTACGCTTTCGCTGGGTGAGCAGACGGAGGAGGTGTACAAACGCTGGAAAGAGGCGGGTGCTCATCGTTATCTGCTGCGGATTGAAACTACGAATCCGGAGCTTTATGCAAAAATACATCCGGAGGATCATTCGATGGACGTGCGTAAGGAGTGTCTGAAAGCACTGCGCCGTACCGGATATCAGGTAGGCACCGGGGTGATGATGGGTATGCCGGGTCAGACCATGGAGGATCTGGCTGATGACATCCTTTTTCTGAAAGAAATCGATATTGATATGATCGGCATGGGGCCGTATATCCCGCATTCCGATACGCCGATGGGAAAAGAAATTCCGGCTTATACCGACGAAGAAAAAAAGGTGGCGCTGCAGCTGGGGCTGAAAATGATTGCTGTGACGCGGCTGGTTCTGCGCGATGTGAATATTGCGGCTGCCACAGCGCTTCAGGCATTGGAGTACACCGGTCGCGAACAGGGGCTGAAATGCGGGGCGAATGTGATTATGCCGAATCTGACGGAAACGGAATTCCGGCCGAAATATCAGCTTTACGATAACAAGCCTTGTACCGATGAAAATTCATCGATGTGCCGGGGATGCCTCAGTGGGCGAATTAAAGGCATCGGGGAGACCATCGGGTTTAACGAGCGAGGGGATTCTCTCCACTATCGCAAGCGCACGGTACAGTAA
- a CDS encoding GxxExxY protein translates to MEIELEMQGIEFVAQYPLKLKYKGRLLRKLYIHDFICMDKIIVEIKAVKDLSDEHRAQVKNYLKATGYRLGLLVNFGHYPKVQIEQIAN, encoded by the coding sequence CTGGAAATTGAATTGGAGATGCAGGGGATAGAGTTTGTTGCTCAGTATCCTTTAAAGTTGAAATACAAGGGCCGGCTGTTGAGAAAATTATATATTCATGACTTTATTTGCATGGATAAAATCATTGTTGAAATCAAAGCGGTAAAGGATCTTTCAGATGAGCATCGAGCGCAGGTTAAAAATTATTTAAAGGCAACTGGATACAGGTTAGGACTTCTGGTGAATTTCGGCCATTATCCCAAAGTGCAGATCGAACAAATCGCAAACTGA
- a CDS encoding FAD-binding oxidoreductase: MRKISDWGNYPVIEAEVNGFDSTEQLKQQLELPGDVIAFGNGRSYGDASLQKRIVLTRRFNKFLSFNETTGELRCQAGVLLSEILDVFVPRGWFLPVTPGTKLITVGGAIASDVHGKNHHVDGSFGQHVLRMDIMRNDGSLITCSPTENADFFNVTVGGMGLSGIILNATFCLRKIETAYIKEETVRAANLEEIMDGFEMSDDWTYSVAWIDCLAKGDAMGRSVLMRGEHATTTDLVNQAHRDYPLSVKQGSKLGVPVSFPNFVLNPLSMKAFNFAYYNKTRPGKHEHVVDYNSFFYPLDAIADWNRIYGKRGFTQYQFVIPKAAGREGMRTILKRITDSGLGSFLAVLKLFGEQESFMSFPMAGYTLALDFPISVKAMSLFKELDAMVADYGGRLYLAKDSRMNAEMFEKTYPNADEFRQVIALLNEGGTRFASLQSKRIGITE, encoded by the coding sequence ATGCGAAAGATTTCTGATTGGGGGAATTATCCGGTTATCGAGGCCGAGGTGAACGGTTTTGATAGCACGGAACAGCTGAAACAGCAGCTGGAACTTCCGGGTGACGTGATTGCTTTCGGCAACGGGCGTTCCTATGGGGATGCTTCGCTGCAAAAGCGGATTGTGCTGACGCGCCGGTTCAATAAATTTCTTTCCTTCAATGAAACGACGGGGGAACTGCGTTGCCAGGCGGGAGTGCTGCTTTCGGAAATTCTGGATGTCTTTGTGCCGCGCGGCTGGTTTCTGCCGGTGACACCGGGAACGAAGCTGATTACGGTGGGCGGTGCGATTGCTTCCGATGTGCATGGAAAAAACCATCATGTGGACGGATCGTTCGGACAGCATGTTCTCCGTATGGATATTATGCGTAACGACGGATCGCTGATCACCTGTTCACCGACGGAGAATGCGGATTTTTTCAATGTTACCGTCGGGGGCATGGGGCTGAGCGGAATTATTCTGAATGCCACGTTTTGTCTGCGGAAAATCGAGACGGCGTATATCAAAGAGGAAACAGTCCGTGCCGCGAATCTGGAAGAGATTATGGACGGGTTCGAAATGTCGGATGACTGGACCTATTCCGTGGCCTGGATCGATTGTCTGGCCAAGGGCGATGCGATGGGGCGGAGTGTTCTGATGCGGGGCGAACATGCCACAACCACCGATCTGGTGAATCAGGCCCATCGGGATTATCCGTTGTCGGTTAAGCAGGGGAGCAAGCTGGGGGTGCCGGTGAGTTTTCCGAACTTTGTGCTGAATCCGTTGAGTATGAAGGCTTTTAATTTTGCGTATTACAACAAGACGCGGCCCGGGAAACATGAGCATGTTGTAGATTACAACAGCTTCTTTTATCCGCTCGACGCGATTGCCGACTGGAACCGGATTTACGGCAAACGCGGATTTACACAATACCAGTTTGTGATTCCCAAAGCCGCCGGTCGCGAAGGTATGCGAACCATCCTGAAGCGGATTACCGACAGTGGACTCGGGTCGTTCCTTGCCGTGCTCAAACTCTTTGGCGAGCAGGAGAGTTTTATGTCATTTCCCATGGCCGGATACACGCTGGCGCTTGATTTCCCCATTTCGGTAAAAGCGATGAGTCTGTTTAAAGAGCTTGATGCAATGGTGGCCGATTACGGCGGCCGGCTTTATCTGGCTAAAGATTCACGCATGAATGCGGAAATGTTTGAAAAAACCTATCCCAATGCGGATGAGTTCCGCCAGGTGATTGCGCTGCTGAACGAAGGCGGAACGAGATTTGCATCGCTGCAGTCCAAACGGATCGGAATCACAGAATAA
- the hydF gene encoding [FeFe] hydrogenase H-cluster maturation GTPase HydF, with protein MQKTPKSLRLHIALFGRTNVGKSSFLNLIAGQDVSIVSEQAGTTTDVVEKPMELLPIGPVVFLDTAGIDDATALGEKRIDRTGRVFDRADVILLLHEGSEITAFETSVIKKAEEKEIPVVHIANKVDLFPVGATCMSPVQCNSCDFSSRDSVLAALKAELINVCPDEFLTPPPLIGDLVKPGGLAMLIVPIDLQAPKGRLILPQVSTIRDALDHDAATLVCKEREYAHMLSMLNRKPDVAICDSQMVLKMVADTPPEIPCTTFSILFARLKGDLRKFAMGAAAIDRLEPGDKVLIAESCSHHALEDDIGRVKIPRWLRQYVGIDLEVDVYAGHDFPDNLSEYKLAVQCGGCMQNRREVLSRIEKCEAAGVPITNYGLCIAQTQGVLRRVLSPFPAALAAYDEVTK; from the coding sequence ATGCAGAAAACACCTAAAAGTTTAAGGTTGCACATCGCGTTGTTCGGACGAACGAACGTGGGCAAATCATCGTTCCTGAATCTGATTGCGGGGCAGGATGTTTCGATTGTTTCGGAGCAGGCGGGTACGACGACGGATGTGGTGGAAAAGCCGATGGAGCTGCTGCCGATCGGTCCGGTGGTTTTTCTGGATACGGCGGGGATTGATGATGCGACGGCGCTTGGGGAAAAACGGATTGACCGAACCGGGCGGGTGTTTGACCGGGCGGATGTGATTCTGCTGCTGCACGAAGGGTCCGAAATTACCGCATTTGAAACGTCCGTCATTAAGAAGGCGGAGGAAAAAGAAATCCCGGTTGTCCATATCGCAAATAAGGTGGACCTGTTTCCTGTTGGGGCGACTTGCATGTCGCCCGTACAGTGTAATTCATGCGATTTCAGTTCCCGCGATTCTGTTTTGGCGGCGTTGAAAGCGGAACTGATCAATGTCTGCCCCGATGAATTTCTGACGCCGCCGCCGCTGATCGGTGATCTGGTGAAACCGGGCGGGCTGGCGATGCTGATTGTTCCGATTGATCTGCAGGCACCGAAGGGGCGGCTGATCCTGCCGCAGGTTTCGACGATCCGCGATGCGCTGGATCATGATGCGGCGACGCTGGTCTGCAAAGAGCGGGAATATGCGCATATGCTTTCGATGCTGAACCGGAAACCGGATGTGGCGATCTGCGATTCGCAGATGGTGCTGAAAATGGTGGCGGATACGCCGCCGGAAATTCCGTGCACGACGTTTTCAATTCTGTTTGCGCGGCTGAAGGGCGATCTTCGAAAATTTGCGATGGGCGCGGCGGCGATTGACCGGTTGGAACCGGGCGATAAGGTGCTGATTGCGGAGTCGTGTTCGCATCATGCGCTGGAGGATGATATCGGGCGGGTGAAGATTCCGCGGTGGCTGCGTCAGTATGTGGGCATCGACCTGGAGGTTGATGTGTATGCCGGGCACGATTTTCCCGATAACCTGTCGGAATATAAACTGGCGGTGCAGTGCGGCGGATGCATGCAGAATCGCCGAGAGGTTTTGAGTCGCATTGAAAAGTGCGAGGCGGCCGGAGTGCCGATTACAAATTACGGCCTGTGTATTGCGCAGACGCAGGGCGTTTTGAGACGCGTGCTGTCCCCGTTTCCGGCGGCGTTGGCGGCTTATGATGAGGTGACGAAATGA
- the hydG gene encoding [FeFe] hydrogenase H-cluster radical SAM maturase HydG yields the protein MSGLPKIDTEGLKSFIPDDEIFQWLEKTKHPDAERVREIIRKSLDKNRLDPEEMATLINADSPELVEEIFEGARELKRRIYGNRIVLFAPLYVGNECVNRCAYCGFRADNTEVHRKTLLSEELVAEVEALEDLGHKRLIMVYGEHPKYDAQYIHDTVKEVYAVKKGPGEIRRVNINAAPLDVDGFKTVKSAGIGTYQIFQETYHRETYKQVHKGGPKSDFLWRLHGLDRAMEAGIDDLGIGALLGLYDWRFETMALLYHTIHLEKKFNVGPHTISFPRLEPAIGTDIEALTKKHAVSDFDFKRLVAILRLAVPYTGLILTCRESTELRNEMLGFGVSQIDGGSSIGVGSYSQKDPEAFKKSQFLLGDNRSLDEIIRELCEAGFVPSFCTGCYRKGRTGEHFMEFAIPGFVKRFCTPNAVLTFLEYLNDYASGETLAAGLKQIDRELEAMPESKAKDELLNRMQQVREGARDLYF from the coding sequence ATGAGTGGATTACCGAAGATTGATACCGAAGGGCTGAAGAGCTTTATCCCCGATGACGAGATTTTCCAATGGTTGGAAAAAACAAAGCATCCGGATGCGGAACGGGTTCGGGAAATTATCCGGAAATCGTTGGATAAAAACCGGCTGGATCCGGAGGAGATGGCAACGCTGATCAATGCGGATTCTCCGGAGCTGGTGGAGGAGATTTTCGAGGGGGCGCGTGAGCTGAAGCGCCGGATTTACGGCAATCGTATTGTACTTTTCGCTCCTCTGTATGTGGGGAACGAATGTGTGAACCGTTGTGCCTATTGCGGTTTCCGGGCGGACAATACCGAGGTGCACCGGAAAACGCTTCTGAGCGAGGAGCTGGTGGCGGAGGTCGAGGCGCTGGAGGATCTCGGTCATAAACGTCTGATTATGGTTTACGGTGAACACCCGAAATATGATGCGCAGTATATTCACGATACGGTGAAGGAAGTCTATGCGGTAAAAAAAGGCCCCGGCGAAATCCGGCGGGTGAATATTAATGCGGCGCCGCTGGATGTGGACGGATTTAAAACGGTGAAATCCGCCGGCATCGGGACCTATCAGATTTTTCAGGAAACGTATCATCGTGAAACCTATAAGCAGGTTCATAAGGGTGGACCGAAATCGGATTTTCTCTGGCGGCTGCACGGTCTGGACCGGGCAATGGAGGCGGGCATTGATGATCTGGGGATCGGTGCGCTGCTGGGACTGTATGACTGGCGGTTTGAAACGATGGCCTTGCTGTATCATACCATTCATCTCGAAAAAAAATTTAATGTCGGTCCGCATACGATTTCATTTCCGCGGCTGGAGCCGGCGATCGGGACGGATATTGAGGCGCTGACAAAAAAACATGCGGTGTCGGATTTTGATTTTAAACGGCTGGTGGCGATTCTGCGACTGGCAGTGCCGTACACGGGGCTGATTCTGACGTGCCGCGAATCGACGGAACTGCGCAATGAAATGCTGGGATTTGGCGTGAGCCAGATCGACGGCGGCTCAAGCATCGGCGTGGGGTCGTATTCCCAGAAGGATCCGGAGGCGTTTAAGAAGAGCCAGTTCCTGCTGGGCGACAATCGCAGCCTGGATGAAATCATCCGCGAACTGTGCGAAGCCGGATTTGTTCCTTCGTTCTGCACGGGGTGCTACCGCAAGGGGCGCACCGGAGAGCATTTTATGGAATTTGCTATTCCCGGATTTGTGAAGCGTTTCTGCACGCCGAACGCGGTGCTTACGTTTCTGGAGTATCTGAACGACTATGCGTCGGGTGAAACCCTCGCCGCGGGGCTGAAGCAGATTGACCGGGAACTGGAAGCCATGCCGGAGAGCAAGGCGAAGGACGAGTTGCTAAACCGTATGCAGCAGGTGCGTGAAGGTGCGCGGGACCTCTATTTTTAA
- a CDS encoding DNA recombination protein RmuC, producing the protein MITTVLLILVLVVLGTVLMLQLTGMTKVNTRLDEFARQIGVQNDQGAERIEKLEYIFRGLEKELREDVESVRVRVDESLEKNSRQFGERVRQLIETNEKRLGEISGKVEERLDKGFEKTSKVFEDVLKRLVEIDKAQEKIAELSGNVVSLQEVLSDKRSRGAFGEVQLNALIANIMPENSFSLQHTFSNGVRADCVLFLPEPTGTICIDSKFPLESYQKMVDFNLGDADRKAAEQQFRQDIRKHIKDISSKYIIPGETSDGAMMFIPAEAIFAEIHARYPDLVEEAQRARVWLTSPTTMMAVLTTSRAVLKDAATRKQVHIIQEHLVALSKDFERFQNRMDKLATHIDQANKDVGLVQTSAKKISSRFTKIEKVELEGEDFQTLENPEI; encoded by the coding sequence ATGATTACAACGGTTTTATTGATTCTGGTTCTGGTCGTTCTCGGAACAGTGCTGATGCTGCAGCTCACCGGAATGACAAAGGTGAATACACGTCTTGATGAGTTTGCCCGGCAGATCGGTGTTCAGAATGATCAGGGGGCGGAGCGGATTGAGAAGCTGGAGTATATTTTCCGGGGTCTGGAAAAGGAACTCCGTGAAGATGTTGAATCGGTTCGTGTGCGGGTGGATGAATCGCTGGAAAAAAACAGCCGCCAGTTTGGTGAGCGGGTCAGGCAGCTGATCGAAACCAATGAAAAGCGACTGGGCGAAATTTCGGGTAAAGTGGAGGAGCGGCTCGATAAGGGCTTCGAGAAAACGAGCAAAGTTTTTGAGGATGTGCTGAAACGTCTGGTGGAGATTGATAAGGCGCAGGAGAAAATTGCGGAGCTTTCGGGGAATGTGGTTTCGCTGCAGGAAGTGCTTTCCGATAAACGGTCACGCGGTGCATTCGGCGAGGTGCAGCTGAATGCACTGATTGCCAATATTATGCCGGAAAACAGTTTTTCGCTGCAGCATACGTTCAGTAACGGGGTGCGTGCCGACTGTGTGCTGTTTCTGCCGGAACCGACCGGGACGATCTGCATCGATTCCAAGTTCCCGCTGGAGAGTTATCAGAAAATGGTGGATTTCAATCTGGGTGATGCGGATCGGAAGGCGGCGGAGCAGCAGTTCCGTCAGGATATCAGAAAACACATCAAAGACATTTCCTCGAAATATATCATTCCCGGGGAGACGTCAGACGGTGCGATGATGTTTATTCCGGCCGAGGCGATTTTTGCCGAAATTCATGCCCGTTATCCGGACCTCGTGGAAGAGGCGCAGCGGGCACGGGTCTGGCTGACATCGCCGACGACCATGATGGCGGTGCTGACGACTTCGCGTGCCGTGCTGAAAGACGCCGCCACCCGCAAACAGGTGCATATTATCCAGGAACACCTTGTGGCGCTTTCGAAGGATTTTGAGCGGTTCCAAAATCGTATGGATAAGCTGGCGACACATATCGATCAGGCCAACAAGGATGTGGGGCTGGTGCAGACGTCGGCGAAAAAAATCAGCAGCCGGTTTACCAAGATTGAAAAGGTGGAACTGGAAGGCGAAGATTTCCAGACATTGGAAAACCCGGAGATCTAG
- a CDS encoding SDR family oxidoreductase, with translation MKNVLILGATSDMAQAIAKKYAAEGWSLTLGALEVDLLEPIASDLKVRSGSEVLTFKFDAADFSSHRKIYDSLSVKPDAVIACFGYMSDQENVRNDIEDIRRTIDINFTGMATMLSVIAEDFGQRGNGAIAAISSVAGDRGRQSNYIYGSAKAGLTAFLAGLRNRLSEKGVHVMTVKPGFARTKMTENLELPAALTASPEQIAEAVFHGLEKKKNVIYILWMWRWIMLIIRCIPEFVFKKMKM, from the coding sequence ATGAAGAATGTTTTAATTTTAGGTGCGACGTCAGATATGGCGCAGGCGATTGCGAAGAAATATGCGGCGGAGGGCTGGAGCTTGACGCTGGGGGCGCTGGAGGTCGATCTTCTGGAACCGATTGCGAGTGATCTGAAAGTGCGGTCGGGATCGGAAGTACTGACGTTTAAATTTGATGCGGCGGACTTTTCCAGCCATCGGAAAATCTATGATTCGCTGTCGGTGAAACCCGATGCGGTGATTGCCTGCTTCGGCTATATGAGCGATCAGGAAAACGTCCGAAATGATATTGAAGATATTCGGCGGACGATTGATATCAATTTTACGGGTATGGCGACGATGCTCAGTGTGATTGCCGAGGATTTCGGGCAGCGCGGCAATGGAGCCATCGCGGCCATCAGTTCGGTGGCGGGGGATCGCGGACGGCAGAGTAATTATATTTACGGCAGTGCCAAAGCGGGGCTTACGGCTTTTCTGGCCGGTCTGAGAAACCGGCTATCTGAAAAAGGGGTGCATGTGATGACGGTGAAGCCGGGATTTGCACGCACGAAAATGACAGAGAATCTGGAGCTTCCGGCGGCACTGACAGCCAGTCCGGAACAGATTGCGGAAGCGGTTTTCCATGGATTGGAAAAAAAGAAGAATGTGATCTACATTCTCTGGATGTGGCGCTGGATTATGCTGATCATCCGTTGCATTCCGGAATTCGTTTTCAAGAAAATGAAGATGTAG
- a CDS encoding maltoporin — translation MKAVLAFTCTAGMVICSSADQAADELRKEFEAYRMQSEARIRTLENMTVSRDQDQIHQGDQPDRTTKDFEFHGYFRAGLGVNGNGDAMEAFQAPNAGSKYRLGNEAETYIEATYQQNFRTQELIENNIDIYTKLTFAYFTPTVDNNNFDTTTSLREAFAGARGVWDTKKEALFWAGNRFYQHLDIHITDFFFRDMAGFGGGIEDVALGDEMKWAAAWLGGSIDQLDSSGTAYTNDYHFNKNTLNLRLYDIPVGIGKLELIGDIADFSGDRLETAGADIIIESGFGWALGAILQTPLSDKIANRFTMQYGEGVADNFRAVITAPQGLTLAPGDTFKTEDTRRFRMTDDVVIDHGNPVSLQCMALYENYDNGVTGPMDWISLGARPVYHFNEYWSLAFEAGADYTNQDNGSEGVLGKFTLAPQIQPSADFFARPSIRAFLTYATWSDGFEGMVAPTGYSDETHGISAGVQMEAWW, via the coding sequence ATGAAGGCAGTACTGGCATTCACATGCACTGCGGGGATGGTTATCTGCAGTTCCGCCGACCAGGCCGCGGATGAATTAAGAAAAGAATTCGAGGCCTACAGGATGCAGTCCGAAGCCCGTATCCGGACCCTGGAAAACATGACTGTCAGTCGGGACCAGGATCAGATTCATCAGGGTGACCAGCCGGACCGCACAACCAAAGATTTTGAATTCCACGGCTATTTTCGCGCCGGACTCGGCGTGAACGGAAACGGCGATGCCATGGAGGCCTTTCAGGCCCCGAATGCCGGTTCAAAATACCGCCTCGGCAACGAAGCCGAAACTTATATTGAAGCCACCTATCAGCAGAACTTCCGTACACAGGAACTGATTGAAAATAACATCGATATCTATACCAAACTGACCTTTGCCTACTTTACGCCGACGGTCGACAACAACAACTTCGACACCACCACCTCCCTGCGCGAAGCCTTCGCCGGTGCGCGCGGCGTCTGGGATACCAAAAAGGAGGCGCTTTTCTGGGCGGGTAATCGGTTCTATCAACACCTCGATATCCACATTACCGATTTCTTTTTTCGCGATATGGCCGGCTTCGGCGGCGGGATTGAAGATGTGGCCCTGGGCGACGAGATGAAATGGGCCGCTGCCTGGCTCGGCGGTTCCATCGACCAGCTCGACTCCAGCGGGACCGCATACACAAACGATTATCACTTCAATAAAAACACCCTCAACCTGCGGCTCTACGATATCCCCGTCGGCATCGGTAAACTGGAACTCATCGGAGACATCGCCGACTTCTCCGGCGACCGGTTGGAAACAGCGGGTGCAGACATCATTATCGAAAGTGGATTCGGCTGGGCACTGGGTGCGATTCTTCAAACCCCGCTTTCCGATAAAATCGCCAACCGGTTCACCATGCAGTACGGTGAAGGCGTGGCCGATAATTTCCGCGCCGTAATCACCGCCCCTCAGGGCCTCACCCTCGCACCGGGCGACACCTTTAAAACCGAAGATACCCGCCGGTTTCGGATGACGGATGACGTAGTCATTGATCACGGCAATCCGGTTTCCCTGCAGTGCATGGCACTCTACGAAAATTATGACAACGGGGTGACCGGACCGATGGACTGGATTTCGCTCGGAGCACGGCCGGTCTATCACTTTAATGAATACTGGTCGCTCGCTTTTGAAGCTGGCGCGGACTACACCAATCAGGACAACGGATCAGAAGGAGTGCTGGGAAAATTCACGTTGGCCCCGCAAATCCAGCCGTCGGCCGATTTTTTTGCCCGTCCGTCCATCCGTGCCTTCCTCACCTACGCCACCTGGTCGGACGGGTTTGAAGGGATGGTGGCTCCGACCGGCTACAGCGACGAAACGCACGGCATTTCCGCCGGCGTTCAGATGGAAGCCTGGTGGTAA
- a CDS encoding ABC transporter ATP-binding protein has product MNKTRRFLAYAKPYSGWLILAFTLIMATTITINYLPVLVQKIMDEVLRADGADTGGRFALLMKYAKIYALLTACGYGVRYIQTLLTAWIGQQIVYDLRLAVYRKVLRMHQGYFDKTPVGTLLTRVTSDIERLQHFVTEGVVGSIADLFMIFGIMGYMIWFSPRLSISIFSTLPFLFGIMYFVNAKLRNANRDIRDRQARLNALIQEDLTGMTTIQLFNREASTIEDFDERNTHLRAAHFDEVRWFSLYFPTMETGQIVAQLITLTIGGLAIMGSSDAVTLGTLIAFLAYLKGFFQPLGSLSDKAGSFQVAMASIERVFDLLDEKEQITDPENPENPEKLAGAIAFKNVSFAYVENNWVIKNLSFEVQPGQVLAVVGATGAGKSTIINLIGRFYDVQQGVVTINGSDIRNFSKNDLRKRLGYVFQDPFIFTGSVADNISLGQPGISRTDIEHAAKTVNAHGFISAMPKGYDTVLNERGAGLSLGQKQLLAMARALAQDPELLFVLDEATASVDTATEMLIQDALNKLMANRTSIVIAHRLSTIRNADRILVMRHGELIDQGTHDELMANDGYYRQLYELLEHAPA; this is encoded by the coding sequence ATGAATAAAACCCGCCGCTTCCTCGCCTACGCCAAACCCTATTCCGGATGGTTGATCCTGGCCTTTACCCTGATCATGGCCACCACCATCACCATCAACTATCTCCCGGTGCTGGTGCAGAAAATCATGGATGAAGTGCTTCGAGCCGACGGAGCCGATACCGGCGGGCGTTTTGCCCTGCTCATGAAATATGCAAAAATTTATGCCCTGCTCACCGCCTGCGGCTACGGTGTCCGCTATATACAAACCCTGCTCACCGCCTGGATCGGTCAACAAATTGTCTACGATCTGCGATTGGCCGTTTACCGCAAAGTGCTGCGGATGCATCAGGGCTATTTCGACAAAACGCCCGTCGGAACCCTGCTCACGCGCGTCACCTCCGACATCGAACGCCTCCAGCATTTTGTAACCGAAGGCGTCGTCGGATCTATCGCGGACCTTTTCATGATTTTCGGCATTATGGGCTACATGATCTGGTTCAGCCCGCGACTGTCCATTTCCATTTTTTCCACGTTGCCCTTCCTCTTCGGCATCATGTATTTCGTGAATGCCAAACTGCGTAATGCCAATCGGGATATCCGCGACCGACAGGCCCGGCTGAATGCACTGATCCAGGAGGATCTCACCGGCATGACCACCATTCAGCTCTTCAATCGCGAAGCCAGCACCATTGAAGATTTCGACGAACGAAACACCCACCTGCGGGCGGCGCACTTTGATGAAGTCCGTTGGTTCAGCCTCTATTTTCCAACAATGGAAACCGGGCAGATTGTGGCGCAGCTCATCACGCTGACCATCGGCGGCCTGGCTATTATGGGCAGTTCCGACGCCGTCACGCTCGGCACGCTGATTGCCTTTCTGGCCTATCTCAAAGGCTTCTTCCAGCCACTCGGTTCGCTGTCCGATAAAGCCGGCTCGTTCCAGGTCGCCATGGCCTCAATCGAACGGGTCTTTGACCTGCTCGATGAAAAAGAACAAATTACCGATCCGGAAAACCCGGAAAATCCGGAAAAGCTGGCCGGCGCCATTGCATTTAAAAACGTGTCCTTTGCCTATGTGGAAAACAACTGGGTCATCAAAAACCTGTCATTCGAAGTACAGCCCGGACAGGTCCTCGCCGTCGTCGGTGCCACCGGCGCAGGAAAAAGCACCATCATCAACCTGATCGGCCGTTTCTACGATGTGCAGCAGGGCGTCGTCACCATCAACGGTTCCGACATTCGCAACTTTTCCAAAAATGATCTACGAAAACGGCTCGGCTATGTATTTCAGGATCCCTTCATCTTCACCGGTTCCGTCGCAGATAATATCAGCCTGGGTCAGCCGGGCATCTCCCGCACCGATATCGAGCACGCCGCAAAAACGGTCAACGCCCACGGTTTCATCAGCGCCATGCCGAAAGGATACGATACCGTTCTGAATGAACGCGGTGCCGGTCTTTCACTCGGTCAGAAACAGCTGTTGGCCATGGCCCGTGCCCTGGCCCAGGATCCGGAACTGCTCTTCGTCCTGGACGAAGCCACCGCCAGCGTCGACACCGCCACCGAAATGCTGATTCAGGATGCCCTGAACAAACTCATGGCCAACCGTACCTCCATCGTAATCGCCCACCGCCTTTCCACCATCCGCAATGCCGACCGTATTCTCGTGATGCGCCACGGCGAACTGATCGACCAGGGCACACACGATGAACTTATGGCGAACGACGGCTATTACCGCCAGCTTTATGAGCTGCTGGAGCATGCCCCCGCCTGA